The genomic window TGAGAGCCGGTGGGTTTGCTCACTTGCTTTTCAACAGCTTGGACCATTCATATCTACGTTTGCTGATCCCTCTGTGACTGGGTTAGCATGTAGTGGTCAGGGTGAGATCATAATAATAAATACAGAAGGACAAGATAATCGGTAAGTATATTAAAAAATGTGTCTCCTGACAAAgtagtatttttaaaatagtttgtTGAGCTGTGAATTGATTTTGTGTGTAATGCTAGTACATAGGTGAGAAACTTAAGATTTCAGATAACTGCTGTTCTGGGCAGTGTAGTCAGTGTAGGAAAAATCCTTTTTATTGTTGGTTATACTACAGATAGTTTCTAATAGATGGTTTACAATTCTAGGTTGTTTGCTGATAAAGTGAATGAGCAGGAACATTCTAATGCAGGATGGTGGTCAGGCAGTGTTTCAAGAACAGCAGGTGTGTTAGACTACTCTCAGGTCTATGCACCACTTGATCCTCCTCCACAGCCACCTTCTGAACCAACTAAAATTTTGCACCAAAGTAGCACTGATCAATCTTCTGCAGAGAATTATTTCAATAGTTCTGTCTCTCACACCTTTACACAAGATGATCCTCctccatcatcaccaccaccaccccctccacccccaccacctTCTTTGCGCCTCCATAGTAAGGTAATGCCAGACTCACcaagaaaaccaccacccaaaCCACCAGGTGATCCGCCACCTGAGCCTCCATCTGTTGTAGCTTCAAGTATTAACAAGGAGTTAGATGTAGCAAATGACAGCCCATCTACTGATATGGACCCACAGTTGTCTGACCAGTCTACAGAGATTGATCTTGTTACTGAAAACACTTATTCAGTCACGTTAAACGAGTCGGGTGCTAAAATGTCAGTTGTCAAAAATCAAAATCATACTGAAGACACCATTGGTCGTGGCAAATATCACATCCATCTTGAAAGTGGTCTTGCTCCATACAACACATTTCAATACTGGAGAATGCCTATACCCGAGCTGGAACTGGACATCAGCCTAAATGAGCAACTGAAGCCGGCTGCAGTGACTGTCAAAGCTCGTGTTCAAGATGATCAACGTACTTTTGCATCAGAGCTTTCTGTGGACATGGATATTGATGTGAGTATTTTAGTAACATTGGCTCTTGTAGCTGATGTGTAAATTACACTTAAATTTACCTGTTCCTTTTTCTGTGAGAGGAATGCTAATTACAGCCAGTCTCCAACTCTGCCATTGCGGTGTCCCCATTTTTAGTTTAGAAGAAATCATAATGGTTTGCTTTTCTGGCATGAGTTTCTGATTTAACATGTCCACTACATATGCTCTATTGATGTGCCTGTGTTTCTGCTGCACTCATATTGCAAAATTGTTAAAATCATACAGTCATTGATGTAAAGAATTTAAGTAGGAAATTTTTCTGCACCAGTGCAAAACTAAACATTAAAGGACATCATTGGTGGGTAATAGTGGCATGTTAAAAACAGTAGTTTACACATTCCTTGCTGTATGGAATTCAATGCTAGTTTTTAATTCTTAAGTTCTCTCTGAGTTACAGGTAAGTggtggtatgcccttgccttcctcagAATCCCATATGGACAACACAGTAATAAACATCCATTGCGTAGAGGAACAACTGGAGCTgttaaaaacaaataagtcaccaggttcaGATTGAATCCcggtttggttcttcagtgtactctatggcattggctccttacttagctttcatttattgTGAATATCTAGCCCAGCGCAAAGTCCTAGGCGACTCAAAAAAGTgcagtgactcctgtgtataagaacagcaaaagaacgggcccataaaattacagaccaatatcccttactttggtttgctgcagaatccttgaaaaacATTCTCAGTTGAAATATATTAAATtgtcttgagacagagaagcttatgtccacaaatcagcatggttttagaaagctttGCTTATGCGAAACTCGACTTGTTCTTTTCTCATCTGATACTGTGGActgtagatgaagggcaacaggcaaattccatatttgtagattgcCGGAAAGCATTTGGCAGAGTGCTCCATTGCAAGTTGTTAAAGAAAGTAACAGTATATgggataagttcacagatatgatgtgaatggcttgaagacttcCTAAGTTATAGGACCCAGTATGTTTTCCTCAGTGGCGACTGTTCAttagaggcaagggtatcgtcaggagtgtgccAGGAAAGTGAGATACGACTGCTgtttttctctatatacataaatgatttggcgcacagtgtgggcagcaatctacggttgtttgctggtgatgctatgATGTATGCAAAGGTGTTGAAGttcagtgactgcaggaggatacaaatgacctagacaaaatttctagttggtgtgatgaattgcagctagctCTACATGTAGAGAAGTGTAAGTTAATATGGACTTCAGTTCTGTTAGTGTGTTTGGATCCGTACCAAGCCAGATTaacagaagacatcgaagcagttcagaggtgggctgttagatttgtgactggtaggttcaaacaatacATAAGGGTTATTGAGATGCTTCGGGATCTCAaacgggaatctctggaggaaaggcaacattcttttcaaagaacactattgggaaaatttagagaaccagcatgtgCAAGACGATTCTGTTGCATTTAACATACATTGCGCAGTAGTTCTTCCTtcattctatttgcaagtggaacaggaaaggaaatcggtaGTGCAAGAGGGTACCCCACCACATGTCATAAGGTGGAtagcagagtatctgtgtagatgtagaccttTGCACTCATTTTTCCAACCAGATGTATCAGGACTCTCAATTAAATGTAGACTGTGAACCACTGTCCAACTAAGTGCCAGAAAAAAATTGTGGCAGACTTAAATTGAACCACGAACATTGCTTGTAATAGTGTAATTCTCAACAAACAACACTTTCGAGATATTGTAAAGAAATTCTTTTTGTTATCTTTATTCTTTCCATTTCCTTAGTAACATTTGCTGGACTTGTTTCTAACTAATTTACATTTGGTAAAACTGCACTGACACTAGATGCGTAACATGCTTTGTGAATGTAAGACGGTAGTAATCAAATTTCATAAGCTTGGGAAaaaagtcatgtataattttttgttGATTTGCAAATGCTTATCTGCATTTCTGGTATACTTTTAAGTCCCCATCCCACAGTACTCTAACACAACACTAGGTGAACCAAAAACGTGCAGCTCATTGATAAAGTTGAGATGGGTTGCACCGTTTTATTCGGACTCTTCTAGCACTATGCTTTGGTACAGTGATGTGAGGGTatcagtgtgtaccaggactgctaTGTGATTAGTGGATTTTGCCCTTTGAAGCACCTTATGAaatctaaattttatgttgtcactgttacactgcatgacaaaaaagtgaagcacccagaatgcTAGTAGGAAACACTACTAAACTTCACTGTTTGAGAGAGcaggtgatgttatttcaatgattaaatACTTCGAACTCTCATCCATACGACATTGCATCCACTCTGGTCTGGATACaagcactgatttggttgggaagcgtGTCGTAAAGCCATTGTAGCCTCTTTTgagacataacctaacctaacctaaaaactGGCCCATAACTGTTGTAACTAGGCCTTGATACAGCAAAACCCCGAATTAATAAACCAGCTTATGATGAATACATCCTGTAGTCTCAGTGACTCTACCGGAAGACTAATTTCTCCCAATTTTAAGTCTGCTTTTAAGGAATAAACGTGAAATACTCTGCAAATTGAAATCCAATTTTCAGATAATTCTTGACATGTTATACTGAGGTTccaatttctttccatttcactaagGCCACTTTGCCCTGTGTTGTGCGATGGCCTGTGGTTATACAGTGTGTAAACAATTTGATGACCTTTACAGTGCCCAATCGATATAAGCTTATGAACCCAGAAGTATTTTCAGTGCTAATGAAACTGATCTTTTCTAATTAACATCTTGCAAAATAGTAAGGAGAAAAATGAGAGAGGTAAAAAAATTAAGAATTGATAATACTATTGTGTGTAAATATAAAAACCTGTGCCCTGTACGCATCAAAAAAACATAATTTCTAAGAAATGTAAACATTGTGTGTCGTCCTCTGACCTTTGCTAGTCTGCTGCCGCCTCTGACCTGGGCATAATGCAATCTGTTAAAGCCAAATGTAGAGTAGCAGTTGCACAGAAGTAAACTTCGTTAGAGATAGTGACGACTCAGCATTCCACAGGTTATGCATGCATTTGTTCCTACCTGGAATTCTGTTATCACAGTGGACTGAGTTAAATTGTTTCACAAAAGCTGGCTGCAGTACACCAGTTGCTGTTAAAGATGACATTGTTCTAGAAGTAATATGGAGTAGGATCATGATATTTCTGAAAATGTGACATTCCAGGGCTTAATTAACGCACACATTTGTTACTAACCACAAAAATTGACTGTATGCTCTGTTAGCTTTCTAGATAATAGGCTGGAACATGAAGGACAAATTAATAAAATTCCAGGCatttgttatgatgcctttatcgcaGACTGATAAACGTGAAATGTGTGAAATACTTGCGAAAGTACGCTTCTGCTGGTGAAACAGCAGCCCGTTGCACTAAGTTTCACTGTTGACATGTAGGGAACTGATACCATTAGAAATAGATCTTCCTCTTCCAGTGTAGATACAGATTTCTAAATTATATCAACCAGCTGGAGTGATAACTTCTTTCCCTAcattatgctggaaaaaattacattttgtagtGCAGGATATTAAGTAGCACTTAAATCACCTAAACATGCTTGAATTTCCCTTCTGGGTTACTCATTCTGCGTATGTTAGAATACCCATTTAAGGAACCCTCTGTTTAAGGAAAAAGTATTGGGTGCCCAGAGATTTGTAAAAAAAAGGGGTTTTCCGGATACAGGCTTTGGGAAGGAATTGTTTACCAAGCTGATCCCACAGGGCAGCTACAGATATCTTGTTGGCCAGAGCAGTGGCTCAGTATCATGTAGACAGGTAccagagacatgtgccatgtgcaGACAAGAATTTTCCTTTGGAAAAATGGCACGTAGTCTCATcacaggtaacacatgaggatgcagaatgtccAGGACATACTTTCTCCTGTCAGTTGCCTCAGTCACTACTATCTGTGTTCTTAAGTGATAagtgatggctccccacaccatgatgccaggagtaacactgttGTGCCTCTAAAAAAACAGTGGAAGAATGGCGCTTCCATTGCTGATGACAATACAACACCATttatcagcaatccatgcttcctggtcatggcacCACTCAAAACTCTCATTTGTGTGGTGGTGGTAATGGCAGTTTACACATAATATGGTATTCATCTAGTCCTGCTGCATGTCTGCGACCAATGGTGTGGAATGACACAAAacgttgcaggaagtccattatttgttctcagatggcaggtggaGTTAAAAGGGCTTATGACGGGCTAGGTACACAATTAAGTGATCATTTGTGGTCAGATATGGTTCACTGGTACGTTAACAACTAGCATACCTGCCCTCACTTTCCCATGCACTCAAACATCAGGGCATTCTCTCATCTAGATGCCTCACGGATCTGTATATTGCTCAATCCAACCATCCAGCTTaatgtgctgataacactgtcccaCACAAGGACACTTGCTCAATGTCTGACAGTTTATGCCTGTTAAATACCCcagcaggcctggtaacaacactaaacgtgactgatactaatgcactctggtgtccATTCTACctctcacttcaaattgtatcTCAAAATCACTTGTacatctgctgatattgtgtacatttttgaaattacattGGCTTCCAACTGTGCCTCCTGTATGCTTaactatttttgtcaggcagtgtatttagttGTTGGCATTTCACATGAATTGCTATATGCTTTGATCTTTAATTTTTAGGTCAAAGTCTTCAGTATCTTGCCTTTAAAAAGAATTAGGAAAAATAAGATTCTTCTTCCTAATTTAGATAAATATCAGtcatttccctttttcaaaaaGTTGATGAAATTAATGTACTTGTTCCAGATGGAGCTGGACCAATTAGCAACAAGGCTAGAGGCATCTGCAAAAGTTGAAGACAGCAGTGAGATAGATCCAGTCAGTAAACAGGACACAGGAGGTGGTGCAATTGTGCAGGCTCAGATAGGCACTGCTGCTGTGGCTGTAGTCACTGATGAACATCACAATTCTACTGTTCTGGCATCTTCAGCACAGAAGGCTGTCCTTAAAGTTCACCCAGAGTCCACAAGTGGTAGTGAGTATTTAAATAACTGGAGACACACAGTAGATGTGCTAGATGTGCTGACTTAGAAAATGCCAGATTCttaattttccttattttgtcaatgAAACTCATTGCAGTGTACATCATACCTGCAGGAAACATAACCAGCTAATTAGTGACACTTCACATTTGTTTGTTACAGTTCACGCCTATGCTTGTATTAATCCAGTTGTGCCAGCTCCAAGTCTTCTGTCGGGAACAGCAACTTCTgccccacctcctccccctccacctcctccgccaccaccaccaccacctcctcccccgccgccgccgccaccaccaccaccaccaccaccatcaccaccacctgtACTTGAGGAAATATCGCAGGACCTAGTTCCACAAATGTTGATCGACCATTTTGTGTCGATGACACACCCAGATCTGGCAAAGAGTGTTGATGGTGAAATACCCCATCATTGTGCTTTCAGCATTCCAGCTGTTGCTCTGACACTTGGACGAAGACACTGGGGACTCATTAGAAATACATATGAAACGTTAGCATCACACACGCAGGTAAGTCATGTCTGAGAACGcttgtaaataaattttcattttgtgtgaaagtgtgtgtggaCACTGGTCCAGATGGAGTTACTTTCCCATTTGCTTTCACCTTTCTGTAGCATTGAGAAGAGAAGAACACAAActtgtatttaaataaaaatgttccTGAAAGGGACATCAAatgtggacagttaaaatttgtattCTTATTAACGAATATAGTACTTAAAAAATAAGGAATATACCATTTAATAAAAGATCAGTTAGTTTTAAAATGCCGCAAGACCCTTTCTTTAACAATCCCATTTAGTGTGACAAGATGAAAGTTGAAGGGTAGATACATCATTGTGTAGACACAGTAAAAGTGTGCTGTGTACAATGGCCCTGCAAGGATTATAACAGGGTGTGTATTgggaattattttcatttttgtttaagaAATATGCTTAATGTTTAATTACGTATCAAATATTTTCATTGTAAATGTTAGCCACAGTTTATtatttgtgtaaatgtttattacTTTCATGCTCAGATACATACATCAATAAATCGTCAGTGCacgaattttgtttttaagatagtgataaaatgtttcatttagttttaaaaTAACATAGGTCAGTTTTAAACTTACCTATTTAATATGGAATTAAAGTTCATACATTTCCATGATTTCCACAAGTGTTAATCCTCAGAGGCAAAACTGTTAACAAATACTTCCTAGTTCATTCAGTTCTAGGTTTTCTCACAAGTTCACAGTATATGACTTGCAGGGTTTCAGAAATAACCCAAACAAAGAATATACTAGTTTATAAGTAAAGAGCGTATTATGAAAAATTGATTTGAAATCTGGGTTAAAAGGATGTTAAGGGTTAATATGTTGttaaattttactgtaaaaattcTCTATCCTTGTTCCAGTGGAAGGTAAGGCGTACTGCAGCAGCAAGTATTCATGAACTAGCGAAGATCTTGGGTGAACACATAACAACTAGAGACCTGGTTCCTATCTTTAGTGGTTTTATCAAAGATGTGGATGAAGTGCGTATTGGCATTCTGCGCCATTTTGCAGACTTCATTCGAGTGAGTGTTAAtaaatttcttgaataaaagtTGTTAAAACCCAACAAACTTTGTAGTTTTGTGTACCACTGAAATGAGGTATTATGAATCTACTCTGCCTTCCATTGCATAgtaaatattattttcacaaatagctgtttgtggttttgtgtgtgtctgtctgtctgcctgtatgTGAGCTGCCACGTGGTGAGTAGATTATTTCATCTATCCAATTaagttatatatctaaaaacaaagatgatgtgactaaacaaacgaaagtgctggcaggtcgatagacacacaaagaaatacaaacatacacaccaaattcaagctttcacaaccaacggttgctgcatcaggaaagagggaaggagagggaaagacgaaaggatgtgggttttaagggagagcgtaaggagtcgttacaatcctgggagcggaaagacttactttagggggggaaaaaaggacaggtatacgctcgcgcgcgcacacacacacacacacacacacacacacacacacacacacacacacacacacgtgcgcgcgcgccacacacaagcagacatttgtaaagacaagcttgaattttgtgtgtaggtttgtgtgtgtctatcgacctgccagcgctttcgtttggtaagtcaaataatctttgttttttagatatatttttcccacgtggaatgtttccctctattatattcacacaATTAAGTTATATTACGCAGCTAGCTTAAAGGCTCAAGTTTTACAACTATATGTGAAATAAGGGAAAGTAACCACTTAAACTACACAGAATTCGTGTGTGGCGCACTGAAAAACACAATAGAAAACAATTTTCAAGCTGTTGCGCATTCATGCACACAGCTACGTTCGAGGGGTACCCAAAGAAAACCAGTATTATTTTTAAAAGCTGTATGTTTTAAAGTTGTTTCCATAACAATCTACTCTCCATTAaaactaatacatttatcccaccggTGCTTCCGCTATCTGAAACATTTTTTgtggtcatctttagaaatggctgacagcttgtCCCTCATTTTTTCTAAACTTCTTCAATGTTGTCGAATCGGCATCCTTTTGTGCTCCTTTTCATGCATGGCAATGGAAAAGTTGCATGGAGAAAGATCAAGTGAGTAAGGTGTGTGGGGACaatggaaccatgccatttttggCCAAAAACTAACAGACTACTGTGTGTGCAGCTACATTTTCATGGAAAAACTAGTTTCCTGTCTGCCGCAAATCGGGTCTTTTTGATCAATATTGTttcgcaatcttcttaaaactccCAAATAGGTTTGATTgatagttcattcagagtttgtctCAGTGTCAGACTATGTCCTTATCATCAAAGaagcaaatcagcatggttttggtGTTgaatttgacctttttttttttttttttttttttgggtgatgAGGACATTTACCAATGTCTTGACTGTTGCTCTATTTCTGCATTGTAATCATAGCACCATGTCTCACCAGTAAccacctttgacagaaaatctggatcacttTCAAGCTTTTGTTTCGGAGCACGGCATGTTCGAACTCGACGTTCCTTTTCATTATCAGGCAGAACACAAGGGAaaaacttggcagcaaccctttaATTCCAAAATCTTTTGTTAAAATTTGCTGAACCAAGATCAAAGATAACCCACTAACCTCCAACACTTGATAAATTGTCTTTCGATGGTCAGTGAGTACAAGCTCTTGAATTATGTTCAAAATTTTCGTTGATTCAGGCAGTTGATGAAggtccagaatgaggtttgtcatcaatcgccatgtcaccatttttaaattgagcaaacaAACTCGTATACTTGAGTTTCTCCCATtgtgtcatcttggtaagctgtttccaaaattaaaacagtttcagcagcactcAGGACCATCATCCTAGAAGCCACCTGTAAACTtaagttccatgccacacaccacctgaaaaaactatccacagtgttagtgcaacacctaagaagtggggtccctcttcCTGTCCCTCACAAACACAACCACAACAGCTCCTTCAACGaacccctcatagccaacaaacctaacctagcctagccaccctactcaactcccaatcccagcacataccccacacagaccatatctcaactataaccacagtcaaatgccacatatcaccagtcccaattcagttcccaacctctcatccagatccctctctcctccagagatgCCAGAGTTAGGAGAGTGACACATTTGCTTTAAGATTTGCGTGAAACTTGAGAAAACCTTCTTGGAGACAAACCAAAtgctgcaggaagcctacagtgatgagtgcttaagccgtacttggtGTTACGGAtgtttcacacggtttaaaaatggctggacagaaATAAAGGATGACCCTTGCTCAGGACACCCTCAGATGTCTACAGACGCcaggaatgtcaacaaaattgtgcCTCCCAATCAAAGATTGTTTGTCAGagagattacagaagaatgtaacatttcagttggatcatgtcatgaaatcctatcACAGCATCTTGGGATGGCTCataagtcaagaccagaaagaccttcgcctcagaATTTGTTAGAGCTTTTGGACTGCGTGAATGAGAACATGATGTTCTTTATgcgaatcataactggtgatgagatgtgaggCAACGGCCCAATCTTCACAATAGGTTGGGAAAGGTTCTCAAAGACGATACATGcacatcaggtcaggtcaaatgtcaaagccttgaacagttagttcattatgaatttgtgccacagggacaaccTGTTCATTGATGATACTATTGGGATGTGTTAAGAAACCTGTGACAAAAtgcgagaaggaaatggcctgaaatgtggtgagacaatacATGGCTGTTGTATCACAGTAACGCACTTGCACATGCACCCCTGTtgatgcgtgactattgcacaaaaaacgaaatcactgtgctgcctcatccttcgTAATTTCCAGATAAGTTTCGTCACAGTCATTTGTCTGCCATGACTAGATAAAATTTCCTAtaacaaaacttttatttgcaCTGTGTTGTTACCATAGCAAACCAATTAAACCTACAAATAACTTAAGAGTTCACAATAAATTGTGTTTAATTTTTCAAtcgctatttttttaaaaatgagctaTTATTTTATACAGGATGAATAAGGAGAAATTTTTTTG from Schistocerca nitens isolate TAMUIC-IGC-003100 chromosome 5, iqSchNite1.1, whole genome shotgun sequence includes these protein-coding regions:
- the LOC126260873 gene encoding serine/threonine-protein phosphatase 4 regulatory subunit 1-like isoform X1; its protein translation is MRHLPTLCVSDVSSYLQDEDEENPDEDVAQYDTRQDDCLPPVIRLERYLCDPNYSRDMVGRAVLETLRTVADCPADVAAVIQIISTVASDPEVTVRAEIVQTLPPIAMLCHNDREQLHHLVPDIILPLVLKLLTDTDNQVWKTAQRTLLLLMEEGLVEPSTIEEQVCPVILMLTEDNSPTEFHVETVSLMVKIAPLVGRDVTERLLLPRFIALCSNSVFQLRKACASNFSDFCTVVGTECVENIMLPQFVKLCADSVWGVRKACAEVFMSVTCLCTLPIRKTVLAASFARLLTDESRWVCSLAFQQLGPFISTFADPSVTGLACSGQGEIIIINTEGQDNRLFADKVNEQEHSNAGWWSGSVSRTAGVLDYSQVYAPLDPPPQPPSEPTKILHQSSTDQSSAENYFNSSVSHTFTQDDPPPSSPPPPPPPPPPSLRLHSKVMPDSPRKPPPKPPGDPPPEPPSVVASSINKELDVANDSPSTDMDPQLSDQSTEIDLVTENTYSVTLNESGAKMSVVKNQNHTEDTIGRGKYHIHLESGLAPYNTFQYWRMPIPELELDISLNEQLKPAAVTVKARVQDDQRTFASELSVDMDIDMELDQLATRLEASAKVEDSSEIDPVSKQDTGGGAIVQAQIGTAAVAVVTDEHHNSTVLASSAQKAVLKVHPESTSGIHAYACINPVVPAPSLLSGTATSAPPPPPPPPPPPPPPPPPPPPPPPPPPPPPSPPPVLEEISQDLVPQMLIDHFVSMTHPDLAKSVDGEIPHHCAFSIPAVALTLGRRHWGLIRNTYETLASHTQWKVRRTAAASIHELAKILGEHITTRDLVPIFSGFIKDVDEVRIGILRHFADFIRLLSPGDREMYLPRLEEFHSTDNTLDWRFRHELAHQMLLAVELFPPFAVCRHMGPLTLSLLVDRVAHVRRQAIELVSAIVHHISTDSNLLRPLILELEQQLARSALWSHRQTFAMLCYQLIDDDSIDGAMFCQDWLLPLVALSADRVPNVRLVVARTISRIAEKPNFLMKRSEQVVTTALLSLRRDSDRDVRSFIAQKEL
- the LOC126260873 gene encoding serine/threonine-protein phosphatase 4 regulatory subunit 1-like isoform X2; the protein is MADVSSYLQDEDEENPDEDVAQYDTRQDDCLPPVIRLERYLCDPNYSRDMVGRAVLETLRTVADCPADVAAVIQIISTVASDPEVTVRAEIVQTLPPIAMLCHNDREQLHHLVPDIILPLVLKLLTDTDNQVWKTAQRTLLLLMEEGLVEPSTIEEQVCPVILMLTEDNSPTEFHVETVSLMVKIAPLVGRDVTERLLLPRFIALCSNSVFQLRKACASNFSDFCTVVGTECVENIMLPQFVKLCADSVWGVRKACAEVFMSVTCLCTLPIRKTVLAASFARLLTDESRWVCSLAFQQLGPFISTFADPSVTGLACSGQGEIIIINTEGQDNRLFADKVNEQEHSNAGWWSGSVSRTAGVLDYSQVYAPLDPPPQPPSEPTKILHQSSTDQSSAENYFNSSVSHTFTQDDPPPSSPPPPPPPPPPSLRLHSKVMPDSPRKPPPKPPGDPPPEPPSVVASSINKELDVANDSPSTDMDPQLSDQSTEIDLVTENTYSVTLNESGAKMSVVKNQNHTEDTIGRGKYHIHLESGLAPYNTFQYWRMPIPELELDISLNEQLKPAAVTVKARVQDDQRTFASELSVDMDIDMELDQLATRLEASAKVEDSSEIDPVSKQDTGGGAIVQAQIGTAAVAVVTDEHHNSTVLASSAQKAVLKVHPESTSGIHAYACINPVVPAPSLLSGTATSAPPPPPPPPPPPPPPPPPPPPPPPPPPPPPSPPPVLEEISQDLVPQMLIDHFVSMTHPDLAKSVDGEIPHHCAFSIPAVALTLGRRHWGLIRNTYETLASHTQWKVRRTAAASIHELAKILGEHITTRDLVPIFSGFIKDVDEVRIGILRHFADFIRLLSPGDREMYLPRLEEFHSTDNTLDWRFRHELAHQMLLAVELFPPFAVCRHMGPLTLSLLVDRVAHVRRQAIELVSAIVHHISTDSNLLRPLILELEQQLARSALWSHRQTFAMLCYQLIDDDSIDGAMFCQDWLLPLVALSADRVPNVRLVVARTISRIAEKPNFLMKRSEQVVTTALLSLRRDSDRDVRSFIAQKEL
- the LOC126260873 gene encoding serine/threonine-protein phosphatase 4 regulatory subunit 1-like isoform X3, producing MKMVLPHFRICRDMVGRAVLETLRTVADCPADVAAVIQIISTVASDPEVTVRAEIVQTLPPIAMLCHNDREQLHHLVPDIILPLVLKLLTDTDNQVWKTAQRTLLLLMEEGLVEPSTIEEQVCPVILMLTEDNSPTEFHVETVSLMVKIAPLVGRDVTERLLLPRFIALCSNSVFQLRKACASNFSDFCTVVGTECVENIMLPQFVKLCADSVWGVRKACAEVFMSVTCLCTLPIRKTVLAASFARLLTDESRWVCSLAFQQLGPFISTFADPSVTGLACSGQGEIIIINTEGQDNRLFADKVNEQEHSNAGWWSGSVSRTAGVLDYSQVYAPLDPPPQPPSEPTKILHQSSTDQSSAENYFNSSVSHTFTQDDPPPSSPPPPPPPPPPSLRLHSKVMPDSPRKPPPKPPGDPPPEPPSVVASSINKELDVANDSPSTDMDPQLSDQSTEIDLVTENTYSVTLNESGAKMSVVKNQNHTEDTIGRGKYHIHLESGLAPYNTFQYWRMPIPELELDISLNEQLKPAAVTVKARVQDDQRTFASELSVDMDIDMELDQLATRLEASAKVEDSSEIDPVSKQDTGGGAIVQAQIGTAAVAVVTDEHHNSTVLASSAQKAVLKVHPESTSGIHAYACINPVVPAPSLLSGTATSAPPPPPPPPPPPPPPPPPPPPPPPPPPPPPSPPPVLEEISQDLVPQMLIDHFVSMTHPDLAKSVDGEIPHHCAFSIPAVALTLGRRHWGLIRNTYETLASHTQWKVRRTAAASIHELAKILGEHITTRDLVPIFSGFIKDVDEVRIGILRHFADFIRLLSPGDREMYLPRLEEFHSTDNTLDWRFRHELAHQMLLAVELFPPFAVCRHMGPLTLSLLVDRVAHVRRQAIELVSAIVHHISTDSNLLRPLILELEQQLARSALWSHRQTFAMLCYQLIDDDSIDGAMFCQDWLLPLVALSADRVPNVRLVVARTISRIAEKPNFLMKRSEQVVTTALLSLRRDSDRDVRSFIAQKEL
- the LOC126260873 gene encoding serine/threonine-protein phosphatase 4 regulatory subunit 1-like isoform X4 gives rise to the protein MVGRAVLETLRTVADCPADVAAVIQIISTVASDPEVTVRAEIVQTLPPIAMLCHNDREQLHHLVPDIILPLVLKLLTDTDNQVWKTAQRTLLLLMEEGLVEPSTIEEQVCPVILMLTEDNSPTEFHVETVSLMVKIAPLVGRDVTERLLLPRFIALCSNSVFQLRKACASNFSDFCTVVGTECVENIMLPQFVKLCADSVWGVRKACAEVFMSVTCLCTLPIRKTVLAASFARLLTDESRWVCSLAFQQLGPFISTFADPSVTGLACSGQGEIIIINTEGQDNRLFADKVNEQEHSNAGWWSGSVSRTAGVLDYSQVYAPLDPPPQPPSEPTKILHQSSTDQSSAENYFNSSVSHTFTQDDPPPSSPPPPPPPPPPSLRLHSKVMPDSPRKPPPKPPGDPPPEPPSVVASSINKELDVANDSPSTDMDPQLSDQSTEIDLVTENTYSVTLNESGAKMSVVKNQNHTEDTIGRGKYHIHLESGLAPYNTFQYWRMPIPELELDISLNEQLKPAAVTVKARVQDDQRTFASELSVDMDIDMELDQLATRLEASAKVEDSSEIDPVSKQDTGGGAIVQAQIGTAAVAVVTDEHHNSTVLASSAQKAVLKVHPESTSGIHAYACINPVVPAPSLLSGTATSAPPPPPPPPPPPPPPPPPPPPPPPPPPPPPSPPPVLEEISQDLVPQMLIDHFVSMTHPDLAKSVDGEIPHHCAFSIPAVALTLGRRHWGLIRNTYETLASHTQWKVRRTAAASIHELAKILGEHITTRDLVPIFSGFIKDVDEVRIGILRHFADFIRLLSPGDREMYLPRLEEFHSTDNTLDWRFRHELAHQMLLAVELFPPFAVCRHMGPLTLSLLVDRVAHVRRQAIELVSAIVHHISTDSNLLRPLILELEQQLARSALWSHRQTFAMLCYQLIDDDSIDGAMFCQDWLLPLVALSADRVPNVRLVVARTISRIAEKPNFLMKRSEQVVTTALLSLRRDSDRDVRSFIAQKEL